A window of Polypterus senegalus isolate Bchr_013 chromosome 14, ASM1683550v1, whole genome shotgun sequence contains these coding sequences:
- the raly gene encoding RNA-binding protein Raly isoform X1 — MSLKVQTSNITNKNDPKSINSRVFIGNLNTGVVKKSEVETIFSKYGRVLGCSVHKGYAFVQYASERHARAAVLGENGRILAGQTLDINMAGEPKPTRIKTLKRSSASIYSGYDYDYYRDDSYDRLFEYQSRASPAPRLIAVKRPRAAIPLVRRVRSLPVKLVSRSAGVANISNKQKLKSNELQAIKSELTQIKSNIDALLGRLEQITEQKPSTEAIRKSEDCRSEVSHDDSASDIEDSTEEQLNGDDGEDGMHDENEDDVENQPLPEIEELLQ; from the exons ATGTCTCTGAAAGTGCAAACAAGCAACATCACAAACAAGAATGACCCCAAGTCCATCAACTCTCGAGTCTTTATTGGCAACCTCAACACTGGTGTGGTGAAGAAGTCGGAAGTGGAGACCATCTTCTCCAAGTATGGCCGGGTCCTTGGCTGCTCCGTGCACAAGGGCTATGCCTTTGTTCAATATGCAAGTGAGCGCCATGCAAGAGCTGCTGTTCTGGGCGAGAATGGCCGTATACTGGCAGGGCAGACATTGG ATATCAACATGGCTGGAGAGCCAAAACCAACCCGAATAAAAACCCTGAAACGTTCATCAGCCTCCATCTACAG tGGATATGATTATGACTACTACAGGGATGACTCCTATGACAG GCTTTTTGAGTACCAGAGTAGAGCATCACCTGCTCCTCGATTGATTGCTGTCAAGCGTCCACGAGCGGCTATTCCCTTGGTGAGGAGGGTCAGGTCTCTTCCTGTAAAACTTGTCTCCCGCTCTGCAGGCGTGGCAAATATCtccaacaaacaaaaat TGAAATCAAATGAGCTGCAAGCCATCAAATCAGAACTTACACAAATCAAGTCTAATATTGATGCTCTTTTGGGCCGCCTTGAGCAGATCACAGAACAGAAGCCTTCAACAGAAG CCATCAGAAAGTCAGAAGACTGTAGAAGTGAAGTATCTCATGATGATTCTGCCTCAGACATAGAAGACTCCACAGAAGAACAACTGAATGGGGATGATGGAGAGGATGGTATGCATGATGAGAATGAAGATGATGTG
- the raly gene encoding RNA-binding protein Raly isoform X2, protein MSLKVQTSNITNKNDPKSINSRVFIGNLNTGVVKKSEVETIFSKYGRVLGCSVHKGYAFVQYANINMAGEPKPTRIKTLKRSSASIYSGYDYDYYRDDSYDRLFEYQSRASPAPRLIAVKRPRAAIPLVRRVRSLPVKLVSRSAGVANISNKQKLKSNELQAIKSELTQIKSNIDALLGRLEQITEQKPSTEAIRKSEDCRSEVSHDDSASDIEDSTEEQLNGDDGEDGMHDENEDDVENQPLPEIEELLQ, encoded by the exons ATGTCTCTGAAAGTGCAAACAAGCAACATCACAAACAAGAATGACCCCAAGTCCATCAACTCTCGAGTCTTTATTGGCAACCTCAACACTGGTGTGGTGAAGAAGTCGGAAGTGGAGACCATCTTCTCCAAGTATGGCCGGGTCCTTGGCTGCTCCGTGCACAAGGGCTATGCCTTTGTTCAATATGCAA ATATCAACATGGCTGGAGAGCCAAAACCAACCCGAATAAAAACCCTGAAACGTTCATCAGCCTCCATCTACAG tGGATATGATTATGACTACTACAGGGATGACTCCTATGACAG GCTTTTTGAGTACCAGAGTAGAGCATCACCTGCTCCTCGATTGATTGCTGTCAAGCGTCCACGAGCGGCTATTCCCTTGGTGAGGAGGGTCAGGTCTCTTCCTGTAAAACTTGTCTCCCGCTCTGCAGGCGTGGCAAATATCtccaacaaacaaaaat TGAAATCAAATGAGCTGCAAGCCATCAAATCAGAACTTACACAAATCAAGTCTAATATTGATGCTCTTTTGGGCCGCCTTGAGCAGATCACAGAACAGAAGCCTTCAACAGAAG CCATCAGAAAGTCAGAAGACTGTAGAAGTGAAGTATCTCATGATGATTCTGCCTCAGACATAGAAGACTCCACAGAAGAACAACTGAATGGGGATGATGGAGAGGATGGTATGCATGATGAGAATGAAGATGATGTG